The following are encoded in a window of Gossypium raimondii isolate GPD5lz chromosome 13, ASM2569854v1, whole genome shotgun sequence genomic DNA:
- the LOC105784148 gene encoding uncharacterized protein LOC105784148, translating to MAEGGTRKRKMVDRSRTITSADNKKATAVAKWPSLKPKLDLHITRLQDNDLFTVQNFFTSAESKAFIKTAESIGFEHQGSLGPTKGEAYRDNDRLSVYDPTLADTIWQSGLSLLFSDIKIRGKVAVGLNPNIRFYRYKVGQRFGRHFDGSVDLGEGKRTHYTLLIYLIGGPEMKGKSDLSNLKDTASEPLVGGETVFYDSWNEIVAEVAPAEGMALLHIHGDKCMLHEARNVSKGIKYVFRSDVVFACGP from the exons ATGGCGGAGGGAGGAACAAGGAAGAGAAAAATGGTGGACAGAAGCAGAACCATAACATCAGCTGATAACAAGAAAGCAACAGCAGTGGCAAAGTGGCCTTCTCTTAAACCCAAACTCGATCTCCACATTACCCGCCTTCAAGACAATGATCTCTTCACC GTGCAGAATTTCTTCACATCTGCAGAGTCAAAGGCATTTATTAAGACTGCTGAGTCAATTGGTTTTGAGCACCAAGGAAGTCTTGGTCCAACTAAAGGTGAAGCATACCGAGACAATGATCGGTTATCTGTTTATGATCCTACACTTGCTGATACTATATGGCAGTCTGGACTTAGCCTATTATTCTCTGATATTAAGATTAGGGGGAAGGTTGCTGTTGGCTTGAATCccaatattagattttacag GTATAAGGTTGGCCAGCGCTTTGGACGGCATTTTGATGGAAGTGTTGATCTTGGAGAGGGAAAGCGCACCCATTatactttattaatatatttaatcgGTGGTCCCGAAATGAAAGGCAAAAGTGACTTGAGCAACCTGAAGGATACTGCATCAGAGCCTCTAGTTGGAGGAGAAACTGTCTTCTATGATTCATGGAACGAAATTGTAGCGGAG GTTGCTCCTGCTGAAGGAATGGCTCTCCTACACATTCATGGCGACAAATGTATGCTGCATGAAGCTCGAAATGTCTCCAAGGGTATCAAGTATGTTTTCAGATCAGATGTAGTTTTTGCTTGTGGGCCGTAG